A stretch of the bacterium genome encodes the following:
- the mraY gene encoding phospho-N-acetylmuramoyl-pentapeptide-transferase codes for MLELMGILLVSFLITFVLAVPFINLLYRLKFQRQKEAQKDIFGQITSVVNRLHGWKVGTPNAGGVLIIVVSIVLSVIFYKLVPGYDILTQKDGINWSSAILYLTLIAFGLLGLYDDIRKFYGFSAQGAWGLRTRFKFFLQWVIALIIGYLLYKEVGLNSISVPVLNSTLNLGAWYIPFAAGVIVATTNAVNIADGLDGLAVGLIVIALLPIWYLAGIHNQDVSLFIAVILGSLLAFLYFNIFPARVWLGDTGALALGAMLATIALLIDSSLILPFVGLVFVIEASSSLLQWISKATRGGKRIFIAAPIHHHFEAKGWDETKVTMRFWLVGSVSAFFGLFVALFGK; via the coding sequence ATGCTAGAGTTAATGGGAATCCTCTTGGTTTCCTTCTTGATTACTTTTGTTTTGGCAGTCCCTTTTATCAATTTGCTTTACCGACTTAAATTTCAAAGGCAGAAAGAAGCGCAAAAGGATATTTTTGGACAGATTACCTCCGTGGTAAACAGGTTGCACGGTTGGAAAGTTGGCACCCCAAACGCGGGTGGAGTCTTGATCATCGTGGTTTCAATTGTGCTTTCAGTAATTTTCTATAAACTAGTACCTGGGTACGATATTTTGACACAAAAAGACGGGATCAATTGGTCGTCGGCAATTCTTTATCTGACCTTGATTGCCTTCGGTCTTTTAGGTCTTTATGATGATATCCGCAAGTTTTATGGCTTTTCGGCCCAAGGTGCTTGGGGGCTGCGCACTCGTTTCAAATTTTTCCTGCAATGGGTCATTGCTTTGATCATTGGTTATCTGCTTTACAAAGAAGTTGGTTTGAATTCAATTTCTGTTCCGGTACTGAACTCAACTCTAAATCTTGGAGCCTGGTACATACCTTTCGCGGCTGGAGTGATTGTTGCTACCACCAACGCGGTCAACATTGCCGATGGTCTCGATGGTTTGGCGGTTGGTTTGATTGTCATTGCTCTGCTACCAATTTGGTACTTGGCCGGGATCCACAATCAGGATGTTAGTCTTTTTATCGCTGTCATTCTCGGCTCGCTTCTCGCCTTTCTTTACTTCAATATTTTCCCGGCGCGGGTTTGGTTGGGGGACACCGGGGCCCTTGCTCTCGGAGCAATGCTGGCGACGATTGCCCTACTTATAGATAGTAGTTTGATCTTGCCTTTTGTGGGTTTGGTTTTTGTCATTGAAGCTTCTTCCTCCTTGCTGCAATGGATCTCGAAAGCAACTCGCGGCGGAAAAAGAATTTTTATTGCTGCCCCGATTCACCATCATTTTGAAGCCAAAGGTTGGGACGAGACCAAAGTCACGATGAGATTTTGGCTGGTTGGTTCGGTCAGCGCTTTCTTCGGCCTTTTCGTTGCCCTTTTCGGAAAATGA
- the murF gene encoding UDP-N-acetylmuramoyl-tripeptide--D-alanyl-D-alanine ligase → MNFLKNIYHLLERKLAARKMSRLGIRVIGITGSYGKTNSAVAITAALSEKYKVAQTDLNLDPIFSIPALIRSLKDEKYVVVELGVDGFGQMRQYFKMIRPSVGVLTGIAPVHADRDHLGSLEGIMKEKGELLSILPAKGYLLCNWDDQRVQEMVSRAKIKIIKYGFSKEADIQVREVKVSVVGTRVKIQIPKGEIELNLKLIGRHHAYTAALAVGIGLEERLSLEQIKKGLEKIEPLAGRMNLENGPAGTFILNDSRRANVASTLAGLETLEDCEAERKIAVLGQMGEMGDYEETGHRQVGKKVAAMKLDYLVCVGPATRFIEEEAKKGLDPNRVFYADDVFEAASQLKELLRPGDLWYLKGSLLKHLERIPLLLKGKKVDSDELASHRYQVYQ, encoded by the coding sequence ATGAATTTTCTTAAAAATATTTACCATCTGCTTGAAAGAAAATTGGCGGCTCGGAAAATGTCCAGGCTGGGTATTAGGGTAATTGGCATCACTGGTAGCTATGGTAAAACCAACTCTGCGGTTGCAATTACCGCAGCTCTTTCAGAAAAATACAAAGTGGCCCAGACCGATCTCAATCTTGACCCAATTTTTTCCATTCCGGCGCTGATACGCAGCCTAAAAGACGAAAAATACGTCGTCGTCGAGCTTGGTGTTGACGGTTTTGGGCAGATGAGGCAGTACTTCAAAATGATTAGACCCTCGGTTGGAGTTTTGACTGGTATTGCTCCGGTGCATGCTGACCGTGACCACCTCGGCTCTTTGGAAGGGATCATGAAGGAAAAAGGAGAACTGCTTTCTATTTTGCCAGCCAAAGGTTACTTACTCTGTAACTGGGACGACCAGAGAGTGCAGGAGATGGTTTCCAGAGCAAAAATTAAAATCATTAAATACGGTTTCAGCAAAGAGGCTGACATTCAGGTCCGAGAAGTCAAAGTTTCAGTCGTGGGGACCAGGGTTAAGATCCAAATTCCCAAAGGGGAGATTGAGTTAAACCTAAAATTAATCGGTCGACACCATGCCTACACTGCTGCTCTGGCCGTTGGTATTGGTTTGGAAGAACGTCTCTCCTTAGAACAAATAAAAAAAGGTTTAGAAAAAATAGAGCCTCTAGCTGGAAGAATGAACCTTGAGAACGGTCCTGCCGGGACCTTTATTCTCAATGACTCGCGCCGGGCCAATGTGGCCTCAACTTTGGCTGGTTTGGAAACTCTGGAAGATTGTGAGGCAGAAAGAAAAATTGCTGTCTTGGGGCAGATGGGTGAAATGGGTGATTATGAAGAAACTGGGCATCGGCAGGTGGGCAAAAAAGTCGCGGCGATGAAGCTTGATTATTTGGTTTGCGTTGGACCAGCGACAAGATTTATTGAAGAAGAAGCCAAAAAAGGCTTGGACCCAAATCGGGTTTTTTATGCTGACGATGTCTTTGAGGCAGCTAGTCAGCTCAAGGAACTTTTGCGACCAGGGGATCTCTGGTACTTGAAGGGCTCACTCCTCAAACATCTGGAGAGAATTCCTCTTCTTCTAAAAGGCAAGAAAGTTGATTCTGACGAGCTAGCCTCCCACCGTTACCAAGTTTACCAGTAA
- the pgeF gene encoding peptidoglycan editing factor PgeF has translation MNFSPTVTDKNLVVAFSDKEKDFHSTLAFRDIAEKDIVAMDQVHGDRVVWVGKKDKGSQIDSADGLLAAEREVFLAVQVADCVPVLYFDPTTKVVAMAHAGWRGVKSGVAAKVVKELNCEGIAPDRLLVSFGPSARSCCYEVKEELAKDFEKQFGKEVIKKRDGKLFLSLQECLTKQLLAEGIKEKNIFDSGICTIHNSDKFHSFRAERTDKRGVAIIGYKE, from the coding sequence ATGAATTTTTCCCCAACAGTTACAGACAAAAATTTGGTGGTAGCTTTTTCCGACAAAGAAAAAGATTTTCACTCAACACTTGCTTTCCGAGACATAGCTGAAAAAGATATTGTGGCAATGGACCAAGTTCATGGTGATCGGGTGGTTTGGGTCGGCAAGAAAGACAAGGGCAGCCAAATAGATAGTGCTGACGGTTTGCTTGCAGCGGAGAGAGAAGTGTTTTTGGCAGTACAGGTGGCTGATTGCGTTCCGGTTCTTTATTTTGACCCCACGACCAAGGTTGTCGCGATGGCCCACGCCGGTTGGCGCGGAGTGAAAAGCGGCGTGGCGGCGAAAGTAGTTAAGGAATTAAATTGTGAGGGAATTGCTCCTGATCGTTTACTCGTGAGTTTTGGTCCTTCGGCTCGATCCTGTTGCTATGAAGTAAAGGAAGAGTTGGCGAAAGATTTTGAAAAGCAATTTGGGAAAGAAGTGATCAAAAAAAGAGACGGGAAACTTTTTTTGAGCCTGCAAGAGTGCTTAACAAAACAGCTACTGGCCGAGGGTATCAAAGAAAAGAATATTTTTGATTCAGGAATTTGCACGATTCACAATTCAGATAAGTTTCATTCTTTTCGTGCAGAAAGAACAGACAAACGCGGTGTCGCAATAATTGGCTATAAGGAGTGA